CCCTTATGAGTCATTCTTACTGCGGCTGGAACGGTTTCAATGCTAATGGATTCATCGTGAGGGAATTTAGACAAAACTTCCAGATGTTTTTCTGCAGCGGCGGGGCCGGTGTCACTCGGGAATCGAGATGTAATTTTCAAATACGGCATATCAAACCTCCTTCGATTTCAAATTGTGGGTTGGGGTATAGAATGCCTGCAGCCCTCAGATGGCCTACCGATCACCAACGAGGGCTCGGTACAAGATGCTTCAAACACCTATTCATCAGGTAGAGTTTCATGTCGACACCGTATTTTGGTGCAGAAATGTCGAACGGGTAAGGCGTAACCTCAGCGTTGCGATTATGAGGTTAAGACCTAAGTTGGATGAGATTTTCCAGAAGGCTCCGGATCAGATTGACTCTGCCGCCTGGCTAACGGCAGGTAAGACTCAGCTGCAGGTCGCAGAAAACGATAATGCAAGACTATTCTAAATGGCAGGCTGGGGCAACGTTGAAATAATATGCATAAAATCTGTAGCTAAAATAAGGACAAATGATCCCGGCTGTTGCGAGATAGACCTCATTCTTGAGATGGGGGTCCTACCTAAGTTGAGCGTTTAGCTCCTAATAAAACCAGTTCGGGCGGTCTTTGACAAAATCCCTGGCCGTAATGCGGAGCCATTCCTTCATCCCATCCTCGATGTAAAACGTTGGCATAAGCAGATTATCATCCTCGTCGATCATTCCAACCGCCCTTGCATGGGTGGCCAACGCCGTGTATGGATAAATGCGCACCCCAACCGTCACCTTGACAGCACTCAGCTCGAGTGAGTCGACAAACGCAAGACTCTCGCTAACGGTTTGCCGCGTCTCACCGGGGCTTCCTAAAAGCAAAAACCCCATAACCCCTATTCCGGCAGATTTAAACATGTTGGATATGGTTCGCACGTCTTCGGTTTTAAACCGTTTGTGCATATTTTCAAGAATCACATCCGACCCACTCTCGAAGCCAAGGCTGACTTCAGCGCAGCCGGAAGCCGCCATTTTTTCAACCAGTTTTTCATCGATCTTCCAGGGATGTACAATTCCCCGCCATTTGAGCCTCAAATCCGATTCGATCATACGGCTACACAAATCTTCGGCATAGCCCGACGGCAGATTGAAGGTGTTGTCCACAAAAAAATAATGATCGAACCCTGCGGACGTATAGGATCGCATGGCCGCTATGATGGTATCTATGCTTCGTTTGCGGATAACACTGCCCTCGATTGTTGACGTCGAACAATAACTGCAGTCCAATGGGCATCCCCTGCGCGTCTGAATGGGAAGCCATAAGGGTTGATCGGTGACACGATCGAGCGACCAGATCTGTTTATCGGGTTCGGGAAGTTTGAGGCTGTCTATATTCATAACCGGTTTATTTGCATTTTGGACGTCACCCTTTCGGTTAAACAAACCGGGAATCTTGGATATGTCGCCGCCATTCTGCAGGGCATCCAGCAACAGGACAAACGATCGCTCTCCCTCACCCTGAATACCCATGTCCCCATCAAGATATGTCAATGCATCCTGTGGGAATATGCTATAGCCCGCACCGCCGAGAACAATTTTTGCGTCTGAATATGACCGGCATGTATCGACGATCGCCTTGACCGGTTCGAGGAGAAATTTGACTCCTTCAGAGGCCTGATCGTCGATGTTTCTGACCGATATTCCGATGACATCCGGCCCGTGGTCCTCAATGGTTTTTCTCAGACCGTTCAGGGCGTCCGGTTGCGTCATTAAATTGATCTGATGAACGTCATGACCGGCATCTTCCGCCGCCCTGGCGACGCATGACATGCCCAACGGTAAAACAGGCATGTTCATCGTTTCAGTGTTCGCCGACACGAGGAGCACTTTCATGTCTAACCTCCGGGGCTGTTTTCTTTTTCCTTTGTTGATTTTAACATGTTGCTTTTGCAATCTCGAGGTTTATTGTAAGCACTGGCGTTAAATGCTACAGTACAATATTTTTTCAAATCTATCTATGCTTGAAACACTCACCGTGGGGAGGAGTCACATGGCTTCAGTGAACGCAAACGGCATCCGGATTGAATACGAAACCTTCGGCGACCCGTCATCGCCGGCATTGCTCCTGATCATCGGTCTCGGGTGCCAGCTAATCCATTGGCAAGACGAATTCTGCCGGCAGATTGCCGACAGCGGGTACCATGTTATCAGATACGACAACAGGGACAAGGGGTTGTCGACCAAGATCGAGGGACTGACGGCC
This sequence is a window from Deltaproteobacteria bacterium. Protein-coding genes within it:
- a CDS encoding radical SAM protein; protein product: MKVLLVSANTETMNMPVLPLGMSCVARAAEDAGHDVHQINLMTQPDALNGLRKTIEDHGPDVIGISVRNIDDQASEGVKFLLEPVKAIVDTCRSYSDAKIVLGGAGYSIFPQDALTYLDGDMGIQGEGERSFVLLLDALQNGGDISKIPGLFNRKGDVQNANKPVMNIDSLKLPEPDKQIWSLDRVTDQPLWLPIQTRRGCPLDCSYCSTSTIEGSVIRKRSIDTIIAAMRSYTSAGFDHYFFVDNTFNLPSGYAEDLCSRMIESDLRLKWRGIVHPWKIDEKLVEKMAASGCAEVSLGFESGSDVILENMHKRFKTEDVRTISNMFKSAGIGVMGFLLLGSPGETRQTVSESLAFVDSLELSAVKVTVGVRIYPYTALATHARAVGMIDEDDNLLMPTFYIEDGMKEWLRITARDFVKDRPNWFY